From a region of the Sporosarcina ureilytica genome:
- a CDS encoding YpoC family protein codes for MSRFSKDLLKTYFEPWDNVKEAIAQMYEENEPLRVEQMEQSIQQYIQLLEYGGTEVNNQTGKNEYILLPLNGTERLEFIKKQIHSRYAFVQLSALFDETRKKAARLSVTNKS; via the coding sequence ATGAGTCGCTTTTCTAAAGACTTACTTAAAACTTATTTTGAACCGTGGGACAATGTGAAAGAAGCCATTGCACAAATGTATGAGGAAAACGAACCACTTAGGGTCGAACAAATGGAACAATCGATTCAACAGTATATCCAATTATTGGAGTATGGTGGAACCGAAGTAAATAATCAGACAGGAAAAAACGAGTATATATTACTTCCGTTAAACGGCACTGAGCGACTAGAATTTATTAAAAAACAAATACATAGCCGATATGCCTTTGTGCAATTGTCTGCTTTATTTGATGAGACTAGAAAAAAAGCAGCTCGACTATCCGTGACTA
- the nth gene encoding endonuclease III produces the protein MLTKKNWEFCLDQFAEMFPDAHCELVHDNAFELLIATLLSAQCTDVLVNRVTAELFKKYKTPEDYVSVEIEELQNDIRSIGLYRNKSKNIQALSQLLIDEYGGEVPADRDLLMTFPGVGRKTANVVVSNAFGIPALAVDTHVERVAKRLGMNRWKDSPLAVEEKIMRWTPKDNWTDTHHQIIFFGRYHCKAQNPGCDVCPLLSICREGKKRMKARA, from the coding sequence ATGTTAACGAAGAAGAATTGGGAATTTTGCCTCGATCAATTTGCGGAAATGTTTCCTGATGCGCATTGCGAATTAGTTCATGATAACGCTTTTGAATTATTAATCGCAACACTTCTTTCTGCACAATGTACGGATGTACTCGTGAACCGCGTAACCGCAGAGTTGTTTAAAAAATATAAAACTCCGGAAGACTACGTATCGGTAGAAATCGAGGAATTACAAAACGATATCCGATCGATTGGATTATATCGCAACAAATCAAAAAACATTCAAGCGCTTAGTCAATTGCTAATTGATGAATACGGTGGAGAGGTGCCCGCAGATCGGGATTTATTAATGACTTTTCCAGGCGTAGGTAGAAAGACAGCGAATGTCGTTGTCTCCAATGCTTTCGGTATTCCCGCATTAGCTGTTGACACCCATGTTGAAAGGGTAGCGAAAAGATTAGGAATGAATCGATGGAAAGATTCTCCGCTAGCCGTAGAAGAGAAAATTATGCGATGGACACCAAAGGACAATTGGACAGACACTCATCATCAAATCATTTTCTTTGGAAGATATCATTGTAAAGCGCAAAATCCTGGCTGTGATGTTTGTCCATTGTTATCGATTTGTAGAGAAGGAAAAAAACGGATGAAGGCGAGGGCATAA